The segment CAGCCTCTGCCAATAGCTGCGCTTTGATCTCTGCACGGGTGCGTTTCATCTTAGATTCCTTTCTCTTGAGCTTCGATTCTTCCCTACATTATGCCCCAAATTTGCCCCCAAATTGAAATACACCCATTAGGATCTGCCAAGTTGCTCAAAACCAATAAATATGTTATAATGTAAGCGGTATCCGACCAGGTCGGGCAATCGCGGGCCAGCGCTTGTCGGTAGATTCCTGCATTGCAGGTATGCCGAGACGGCTGGCTCGAGGAAAGTCCGAGCTCCATAGAGCACGATGCTGGGTAACACCCAGGCGGGGTGACCCGACGGAATAGTGCAACAGAAAGCAGGTCGCCCTGTGGCGTACTGATTACGCTGCGGGGTCAGAGTGCAACGGTGGTGTAAGAGACCACCAGCGGGCCAGGTGACTGGTCCGGCTAGGCAAACCCCATCGGGAGCAAGGTCAAACGGAGGGCGCCATGGCCTATGCCATGCCGGGGCTGCTCGTCCCGTGACCCTCAGGTAGACCGCTAGAGACGGCAGGTAACTGTCGTCCCAGAGAGATGATTGCCGTCCTGCGCGATTTTGCCAGGATACAGAACTCGGCTTATAGACCTGGTCGGGTATCACGTCAGTTCCAGGCCAAAAGGCAAGAGGCCATCTAGACCTCTCCCAGTGGCCCGAATTGTGTGGTCGAACCTTAAAATTTAGCCTGCAATCCCCCTCTACCCACTTTACAAAAATGGAAAAATGTGGTAGAATATGGTAAGAAATGGGGCTTTGTGGGGAATTGACCCTGCAAAATAGCCCCAAAACGGAGCCCAGGTGGGGGGATTTAGAACAAATGTTCTTAGGCCGGTTCGAACACACGATTGATGACAAAGGCCGATTGACCATCCCAAGCCGGTATCGTACTACTCTCTCCGCCGGAGTGGTGATCACACGCGGTATTGATGGCTGCCTGTTTATCTTTCCTATCGCCAGATGGGAGCAGTTATCGGAGAAATTGGAACAATTCCCTACCATTACTCAGGACGAATCCCGTTCTTTCGTTCGTTTTTTCTTCACTGAAGCCATTGATTGCCTGCCCGATAAGCAAGGCCGCATCTTAATCCCCACTTACCTCCGTGAATATGCTCAATTGCGCGACACGGTGATCGTCGCTGGAGTGCGCGACCATCTGGAAGTCTGGAACCCTGAGGCCTATGCCAAGGACAATGCCAGGCTGGAGAAGGACGTGCGCGCCTTCGCTACCACGCTGAGCC is part of the Chloroflexota bacterium genome and harbors:
- the mraZ gene encoding division/cell wall cluster transcriptional repressor MraZ, translating into MFLGRFEHTIDDKGRLTIPSRYRTTLSAGVVITRGIDGCLFIFPIARWEQLSEKLEQFPTITQDESRSFVRFFFTEAIDCLPDKQGRILIPTYLREYAQLRDTVIVAGVRDHLEVWNPEAYAKDNARLEKDVRAFATTLSQQRIL